CTGGTGTCGAGGTTGTTGTCCTCGGGTTGGCGCTGAGTTGGTGTATAATGGCGGTGTTTTTGTCGATGCTGGTTATCGTACTCTGCTTGGCACTGGGTTCTACGATAGGCGTGAGGAGCTTGAGAGGATAGCGGAGCTTCTACGCGCTGTACGTACCCTCGTTATCTATGGGCCTAGGAATGTTGGGAAGAGTGAGCTAGTGAGGTACTTCATAGCCCGGAGGCTTGGCCGTGGAGCGTTAACCGGTCTTACTAGGAGGGTTGTCATCGTCGACGCTCGTCAGCGAAGAGTAGAGCGGTATTTTGGAGTGGAGCGTGGCTTGCTCGGATTACTCGAGGAGATGCTTAGTTCCGTGACGGGTTTGCCTCGTGGCCTGGTGGGGCTCCTGGAGGAGCTGGTCTCTAGGCTTCGGCCTCCAATCCTCGTGTTTATCGATGAGTTCCATCTCCTCTTCCGAGGTAGTCTTGGGGATGCACTGGTCGAGCTCGAGGCTGTGGCGGGATTCCTGGCTAAGAGGGGGGAGGAGCAGATCCGCCTGGTAGTTACGGTGAGCGAGGGCTTCTTTGCGACTCTCGGTGCGCTGCATAGGCTACTCGGCTACTCTGTCGGGTATCTGCTCGTGGAACCGATGAGTGTCGGAGCTTTCAAGGCTCTATACGAGGAGTATCGGGGCAAGCATGGTTGCAGCATTGGCTTTGATCTGTTAACCCGGCTGGCGGGCACCTCCCCCGGCTACCTGGTAGACCTGTGCCCCAGGAGCGGGAGCCTGCTAGAGGAATGGGTCCTTGGCGAGCTGCAACGGCTAAGTGCTGCGCTAGACCTTGCAGCTGAAGCTGCGGGTATTAGCAGAGAGGAGGCTGTACGTGTTGCCACTAGGCTCCTACGAGGCGAGCCTGCAGAAACTCCTAGAGAGCGGAGGCTAGGCGAGAAACTGGTAGAGATGAACATAGCGTATCCGTGCCAAGCGCGGTTACAGCGGATATATCTCCCTCAGCTCCCGCTCTACAAAGTCGCACTGGAAACAGCTGTAAACACGGGACTCGAGAATATGGACTTAGACTTACAGCTTATAGCCGGGTACGAACAATTTACATTGAAACGCTGCTCCGATATAGTGTCGCGCCCAGCTGGAGCCTAGGGGTACGCCGAAAACCACACGGCACAAGACGAGCAGATGCTCTACTAATGCTTATACGCTTATAGTAGTGTGTCTACATGTGCTCGTATACGGTGCCCCGTGGTGGCGCCGAGCGTTGTCCTATCGGTTCGTATACGGAGAGAGCTTAAGGAGGAGGCTGAAAAGCTGGGTATTGACATCAGGAGTGTCGTGGAGAGGGCTCTCGAGGAGGCCATCAGGAGGGAGAAGATTAGGAGATTGTTGAGTGCTGCGAGGGAGGCGGTCAGGGAGTTGAGCAGGGTTGAGCTAGAGGAGTGGGTTGCAGCGGTGAGAGAGGCGAGGAGGGGTTAAGCAAGCTACTCTTCGACGCATCGGCTCTATATCCTCTAGCAAAGCTCCTTGTCAAGAAGCCATACATCACGGAGAAGCTCCTGGATAGGCTCGCGATACTCGACTTGACCCTCTACGAGGCTTGCAACGCCGCGCTTATCGAGCACCGTAGGAGGCTTGCACAAGACCCGCATAGGGTCTGTAAGTTTGTGGCTAACTTGGCCGAGCTTATCGAGGTTATAAGGGTGCAACCCGCGTGGCTCAATGGTATAATGGAGGTTGCACTTAAGAAGAGGTTGACCTTCTACGACGCCGCCTACGTTTACACCGCGACACTCTACAACTACACGCTTGTAACCGAGGATAGTGACATTCTACGTGCTCATCCTAATTCAATACGAGCATCGCAACTCAAGCTAGAAGAGACTTTGTGAAACCGCTAGGAGACTAGCGATGATGTTTTGTAGCGTTGCCGAGGTGCTCTAACGGGGTTACAGCTAGGCATGGCAATGTTTTATGATGTTTGCTTTGCTGTGTTCTTCCCGGGGCACCGCCCATCATGATTATTGTTGCTATCCCTCGGAGGCTTGTAGATGCTATCCGTAGACGCGGCCACGTAGACGTAGAGTCTTTCGTCTTGGAGGCTGTTGAGCGCGCATTGGATCTCGACCCTGAGGAGGAGCTGGAGACTCGTGTTGCTGTAGCCGAGCATATGCTTCGGCGTGCTAGGGATGTGCTCGAGAAGGGCGATGCCGTGCAGGCTAGCGAGAAGCTCTACAAGGCGGTAGAGGAGTGCATCAAGGTACTGGCCTGCCTCGAGGGCCTCGAGGAGTGTAGAAGAGCGAGAGAAGAAGGTCAATGGTGGACGAAACTGCTGAGTAGAGCTGCTCGTAAACTCTCCGTGAGGCTTAACGAGCCACTGGTGCTTGAAGCATGGGGACACGCGTACGACTTGCACGTCCACGGGTTTCACGAGCACGCGCTGGATGCAGAGAACGTGGCTAGGTCAGTCCCTGTTGTGGAGAAGCTAGTCAGCTACACCAAAAGGATACTTGGAGAGAGGATCCGGCGCGACGGCAACAAGGCCGGTTGAAATACATCCTGGTCCTCGCGATGCACATAACCGTTCATCTAAACCCGCTCACGACATGTGTTGTTCATAGGTAGCGCTATGCTCCATAACGAGCCACTAGCCTATAGTAAAGTGGGCTTTACCCCGGAGGCCTAGAGTGTAGCGACACGGCACTAGGATGCTCGTAGCTTTCCTCTTAGGTGGCTTAACGCTTGTTCGTGCTCCTGGCTCCATGCTCTGGCTTCTTCTAGCTTGGGTTTCACCCTCTCGACTATCTCTAGGAGCGTCTCTACCAGGTAGAGTATGTCTTGCCGTGCTTCCTCCTCGTCGGGGTACTTGCTGAGCGTCATGCCGGGGTCTGGCCCGTGATACTGGTAGTCATGGAGGTTGAGCGCCGTGTCTGTCAGGGAGCGGATGTGCTTGTAGCCTAGTTGCTCGAGGAGCCTGGAGAGGGGCTTCAGCCTAGCCGTGGGCACCCTGGGTATCCCGACCTCCTCTAGCCACCTTCTCTCATCCTCACTCCTCAGCAGGTTGTCCAACCTGGGCTTCTCCAGGGCGAGAAGAGCCGCTATCAGCGCCCTCCAGGCTTGGAATGTCTTGCCTGCCGCGTTGCGCGTGTAGCCCTCCTCGAGGAACCGGAGGGCGAGCAACGCCTCCAGGAGAGACTCCAGCAGCCTAGCGCCAGCGTAGCCCGTGAGATCCCGCTGCGGCTTTGGCAGCGGTCTCTCCAAGGCACGTGTAGTTACCGTCACCTCGCAAAACCCGTGTGACATGTATCTCCCAGAATGTATAAACATTGGCGGCTCTGCACACGCCGCGAGACTCCTTCGGCCATTACCGAGGGAGGATGCTTGGGATGGGAGCTAGTGCTGCCTGCTCTTGCCGAGGAGGTAGCCTATCAGTGCGGCTGTTAGCGTGAGGAGTAGCCAGGGTAGGGGTTCGGGTTCTCCGGCTCCCGCTGCACCCTCTCCAATCGTCATCGTCAATGTTACTGTTGTAGTTATGGCTGTGATTATGGTTCTGGGCGTGAAGGTTACCGTCGTAAACCTCGTGACTGTCTCTGTGATTGTGGTGGTCTGTCCCGGCCTCTCGACGGTCACGGTCTCCACGATGTTCCTGATTGTTGTTCTTGTCACGGTGATTGTGACCGTCACGGTATGCGTGACTGTCCTAGTCTCCTTCTCCTCCCTGCACTCGGCTAGAGCCTCCGTCTTGGGGGCATAGAGGGGCCAGGTGGGGCGGAACTCGTTGGGGTAGTCGCGGGGCTCTGCTAGGCCCCGCTCCAGTAGCCACGCGTTGACGTTTAGGAGTGTAGTCTCGTTATGGTCTATGAGGAGCACGCCAACTATCCTCCCGTACTTGTCAAACACGTACACATCATCAACGTCTATATAGAGCGTCTCGTGGCCCGCGAGGAGCGCTTGAAGCGCACGCTTAGCCTTGATGCCCTCCGGCGTGTCAATCTCCGGGGCGTTCACGTCAGCAAGCCGAAGCCTCCCCTCGAACCCCACCAGCTCCGAGAACCTCTCTGAGCAGGCTTTCACCACGACAATCCTGACAGTGTCGCCGTCCACCACGTACTCCAGCCTCGCTATCACATCTACACGCTGCGCGGTTGCAAACAGCGGAGTAGCAACAACCAACGCTAGAACTGCGAGTATAGACACGAGTGTCAATGTAGAGATCGGCGACTGTAAACCATTGGCGGCGGGCACACCCGTATGTGAATGGCCGTGGGCTAGCTTGTTTCCCACGGCTCTCACCGTGTAAGAGCAAGCATTGTGCGCCACCTAGACTGGGTCAAAAGCTCGCAGCGCCCAATAGCATAGGGTGTGGCGCCACTCTGGGGCCGGTCGCGAATAGTGCTCGGGGGGAAGCCCTGCCCCTAGAGGGGGCGCGTTTACGCGTGAGGGTCTATGCGGGGACTCGCCTTATCCAGGATATGGGGTTTAGCTCGTCACTCTGTTACGCGGTGGCATCTGTGCCTGCATGTTCGTCTTCTAGGTTAGCGGCTGGTTTGGCGTGCAGGCTGTCTGGGCTGTTATCGTGGCGAGGCGCCCCCGTAGCTCCTCCATGAGTATCGGGCATTCGAAGCCGAGGTTGTCCCAGAAGTGTTGGCATTGTATCTTACACTCGATGGCGAAGGGGAAGAGTAGCTTGTCGTGCATGAATAGTGTCACTTTGTGGTGCTCCGTGTGTATGGATAGTGGTAGTGTCCGTGTGATCCCCCGGAGGGCTAGCCGTATCCCGCTGCGCAGGTAGCCGGGTGGTACCCCGAGCCTGTGCGCTAGCTCGTCCAGCACCTCTGTGAAGCTGGCGCCGTCGCGCAGGTATGCTAGTATCGCTTCTTTGAGCAGCCTCAGGACATGTATTGACGCCTCGTCTATCTTGCATATCGTCATGTTCTTTAGCGTTAGCCTCCTCCTCTGGGCTTCGACGCCAAGGATGTATAGGAATCCTAGGAGCTCCTCCGGGGTGGCCCTAAGCCCCCATATCCTCCCCATACACTCCGCGAACATGTTCACATCGATGATGTTGTTCACGTAGAGCGTTATGCACCCCTTGGCGGATAGGGCTAGCGTCTCTCTAGACCCGTCAACGGGTACGACGACGCGCTTCTCTAGCAGCTTCTTCGCCTTACGGTAGACGGTCGCCACGTTGAGCTGAGCCATGCGCGCGATCTTGTAGGGTGTTGCTGCGCCCGCTCTCAGGTAGTAGAGCAGTATCCTCTTCTCGGCGTCGTCAACGTCGGGTGTTAGCTGGCGCCAGATGCTCTTGACCATCTCTTCCAGGGTATCCAGGGTATATGCGCCGGTCATACACCATCAATAGTTGGAAACGCCATTTTAGACTAGAAATAGTTGGTGCCGTACATGTGGGGCTAGTAAGCCCTCTTATCATGGCCGTTGAGAAGAGGCTACTAGAGGCCACGCCACCGGGTAATCAAGCGTCTTGATAACAACGCGGATTAGAATGGTGCTCTGTTGTTCTACCCGGTGCTGGGAGGATGGTAACGAGGAGGGAGTTCATAAAGAGCTTCACGTTCGCGATCCTCGGTGGCCTGGCGGCTTCCAGCGTTGCGCCCACAGCTAGTGCTGCTGGCGCCACCGGTAAGGGGGAGGCGCCTCCACTCCCGTGGCCGTACGTCAAGCTCGACCCGGAGGAGACGAGGAAGCTTGGGCACCTCGGGTACTACGCCTTCGAGTGTGCGGGTGGAGCGTTCTGGGCTATAGCGGTCCAGCTCCGGGAGAAGATAGGCTACCCGTGGACCCTCCTACCCATACCGAGCCGCGAGGAGGTACTCAGGGCGGTCAACGAAGGTGGTCACGGGCACCTAGCTTGCCCGATGCAATACGGGTATGGCGGCGCGGTAGGCTGGTCTACGCTGTGCGGCTCGCTCAACGGCAGCCTCTTCATAATAAACATGGTTGCGGAGAACCGCGACTGGGACAAGATCGGAAAGGCGCTGATGAGGTGGTATGAGACCTTTCCCTTCCCAAGCGACAAGATGAACGAGTATGTCACCCGCGGCGAGGTTTACGTGAAGAGAGAGCGGTTGAAGAGCAGCAAGTGGCTCCCGAGGAGCGTGAGCGGCTCTGTCCTATGCCACGTGTCTGTTAGCAAATGGTGTGTGGTCTCCGGCTACGCGAGCGGCTCCAAGGAGAGGGCCGAGAGGTGCGCGAGGCTAACGGGCGACGTTGCCGCGAAAACCGTCGAGCTTCTCAACGCGTACTTCGAGGGTAGGCTCGAGGAGGTCACGAAGATCAAGCTGTCACCGACGACTGTGGGCTGCAGAGTCTGCCACTATAAGGGCAAGGAGTACGAGATAGGACAGTTCACGCGAGGCTATATGCAGTGCGAGACGTGCCATCACGATCTGCGACCGCACGCCCACACGATAGTCGCGTTCGGCCAGCAGCCTAGCAGCGAGCTGCAAGCGACGCCCGCCAAGAGGGAGTTCGAGAGCCTAACGAGAGCCGCGATAGGCTCCACCATCGCGATAGGCGCTCTGACTGGAGTCCTCGCTGTCGCCCGTAAGCGCAGCAAGTAACACCCTGGGGGTGACGTTCCTATGACCGCTAGGCTGTACTCCCCGGGGCGGCTCATAGGCAGCTTCATAGCAACCTCGATAGTGCTTGGCCTTGGCTGGGCGCTTGTCTACGAGTATGCCATCAAGGTGTTGATGAGGGAGGGCCACTTGAAACTCCAGAGGCTGCTAGAGTTTGACCTCGTGAGTACGCTCTGGTGGAGGGATTTCATAGCGCTGGCTTTCGACCTGCTGATCATAATAGTCGCGGCGATAGGAACATGGTGGGTCGTGGCGCACTTCGTGCTTGAGGCTCGTGAGGCTGGCAAATGGCGCCTCTACTACAACAGCCCGGAGGGTAGGCGCGACACCTGGGTACCGAGGCTAACCGCATGGCAGAGGGTGCAACACCTCTGGCTCATGATCACGTTCATAGTCTGCGCCGTGACGGGCATGGCGGCGCACCTCGACGTGCTGGCGGACCGCGCTACGCTACTCACGATACACGTGTACTCCGGCATAGCAATGGGCATCCTCGCAATCATACACGTGGTGTACTATGGGGTGCAGGCGCTGGTCGCCAAGGCTAGAGGCGAGAGCCTACGCGAGAAGTTCCCCATGCTCGAGATATACAGCATCCGCTACGTTAAGAACCTCGTGAAGGCGCTTATACACCCGTTCTACCCGCGCGTGAAGCCAGAGCCCTACGGCAAGTACGACCCGGAGCAGATCTTCGAGTACTGGGGCGTCTACTGGGGTATGGCCGTACTCGGCATACCAGGCGTACTCCTGGCGCTCTACGGCCCGAGCATCCTCGACGGAATCCTATGGGTCATGCACTGGAAGGAGGCGATACTAGCAATAACGTTCATACTGATGGTGCACATGGGCTACACGCACCTAAGGCCAAGCATCTTCCCGATAGACACGACATTCATACACGGCAAGATGCCGATGAAGAGGGTGAAGGAGGAGCACCCGCGATGGGCGCAGGAGCTGGCCGGAGAGGCACAAGAACAGACCAGCGGATGAGCACCGCTACTCTCCGCCACACGCGGGGCCCGCGCCACGGGACGCCCAAACATCGAGACGCGCTAAAAGCCGCTAGACACTGTTTTGCCCTCCGCCCAGCTGGCGGCTTCTTCCGTTGCTAACGTCGTCTGGACGTGTGGCTAGAGATGTTCGCGGGTAACTCGCTTGGAGTATTGACCTGGCCCTCTGGCCTTTAAGAGCTTGAGACTCGCAGGTGGCAAAATACGAGTTTATTTTTCCGTGGAGGCGCATGGCACGGGACGAGCCGTCATCTGCGCGTGACGCTGGGCTGTTACTTTTCAGGCTCGACTACGATTACGTCGATGCCCTTGGCTATGTTGACTAGCTTGGAGGTGACGCTGCCTAGGAGTTTCACTGCGAGGCCGCGTCCCCTCCTACCGACGACTATCGCGCTGCAACCCTTGCCCTTCGCGACGTCGAGGAGGCTTTCGGCTGGGTCGCCCTCGACGACCATGGTCTCTATCTCGACGTTATACCTTCCGCGTATGTCCTCGGCCAGCTTGTCTAGACCCTCCCGCACCGCCTCGAGTACCTGCTGGGAGGGTACGGGCTCTGGTAGGAGGAACTCGCCGAGGAGGATGGAGGGCGTGGGCACCACAGTAACTATGACCAGCTTGGCGCCGAGCTTCTCCGCGAGCATTGCCGCCTTCTCAACCGCCTTCTTCGCGGCGTCGCTACCGTCGAAACCCGCGACTATACACGTGTACAAGGCCTCGTGCCCCTAGGATAACCCACGCCTAGACGTTAAACACCTTGTGACGGGGCGTGGCTACCACTAGCTGAGCCGCTGTGATAGTCGCGCCGTTCATCACTCCTTCGTGTCTCGTGGCTCCGGGTGTCACCGCGTCCTAGCCGGGCTGATTGGCGGAGCGGGGGAGCAGAGCTAGGGGGATAGGGATGCCCGTGATGCTCGTTGTTTTCGACCCGGATGGGCTCCCTGTTGACGTGCGTGGCGCTGAGCTGCTAGACCCGGAGCTTGTAGCGGCTATAGGGGCTACCCTCTGGAGGGTGTCTGGTGAGATTGGGGAGAGCCTAGGGTCTAGGGTTGACCGTGTGAGTCTACGCGCCGGGCCCCTGCACCTTGAGCTCAAGTTCGGCGTGGATGCCGGCTATGCGGTCGTGATAGACGAGGTGGCTGCGGGTCTAGTTGGGCTCCCGGAGGATGACGCAGCGGAGCCCCTCAGCGCCTAGACCGCTCCCGCTTTTACAAGCCGCTCTTCCTCCTCGTCACCCCGGGGCGCAGCCTCTTGACTACAAGAGCACGCGACATTATGTCCACAAGCCTCGTGACCGCTAGACCAGAGGAGCCCGTACGCGAGGTTGTCAAGAGGATGGTGGAGCATAGCGTGGGTAGCGTGCTCATAGTGGATGATGAGGGTAGGCTAGCCGGGATATTCACCGAGCGCGACCTAGCCAGGCTAGTTGCACGCGGCGCCAGCCTCGAGGAGCCCGTGAGCAAGTACATGTCGAGGAGCCCAGTCACAGCTTCACCCGACGAGCCCCTCGCCAAGATAGCCACCAAGATGATAGAGCATTGGCTCCGTCACATACCGGTGGTCGACGAGCAGGGTAGGCCCCTAGGAGTGATAAGCATACGTGACGTACTACGCGTAATAGCCTCGTTCGAGTCCTTCCCCTAACGTCTACCCACGCACACCTCCTTACACACGATGATGCGTTTTCACAGTGTCGCGCCGACATGTTTTCGGTGCGACGAGCTAGGCTTCGCTCCAAAGGCTCTCAGCCTCTTTAACGAGCTGCGGCCAGAGTAGAGTGAAGTCCACCACAGCGTGGTGACTATCCAGATGTCTCACGGGCTCTTCTTGACCCTCTACCCTCCCCGCCACGACCAGATAGTGGTTCACGGGTGACTGGAGGCCCGTGTACGTCGCCAGCCTCTCCAGCCTCTCGAGGAGCCGGGCTGCATCCCTAGAGTCTATGCTTAGCTTCACCTCGATGAATGTCGTGGATGACCCCGGGTCACGCACAACCATGTCTATCTCCATGTCTTTCTTCCACCACGGCCCGTGTTCAACCGGGGGCGTTGGTATAACCCCGGCCACGTGTAGCTCTGGAAGCAGCTCCTCAACAACTTGCTGGAGTATAGGGCCTAGCAGCCTCTCCCTCACGAGCCTAGATGCTATCTCTACCGCTCTTGCTGTGTAACCAGCCTCTACGAGGCTCTGCACGCGGGGTGTCACGGTGAACCAGTAGCGGAAGAAGGGGTCGCGAATGTAGAGTCTCGATCCTCTCTTTGAGCCTAGGGGCGTTCTCCTCTCCAGTATATCCAGTTGCTCTAGGGTAGAGATGTAGTGGTGCACCGTCCTCGGGTCAACCCCGGCTGCCTGCGCAGCCTCGCTTGGCGTTACGCGGCCCTCCGCGACAGCTCGTAGGAGTGAGAGGTATGTGCGCGGCTCTCTAAGCTCCTGGCGTAGAAGGTCGAGGGGTTCGGTAAGCAGCGGGTGGCCCGGCTCGAGCACCCGCTCTAGTAGCTCCTCTAGGCTCCGGGCGCCGCGCGCGTGGGATGCGTAAGCCGGTGTGCCCCCGAGCACCGAGTACATTGCGAGCTCCTCTAGAGGATCGCTCGCATCACGGTAGAAGCCGTGAGCTTCGATAAGCCTCATCGGGCGTAGACGGATAACCCTACTCCTGCGCCCGAAGAGAGGCGCCCGATATCCTAGCAGCTTTTTCTCGAAGAACGAGACGGCTGAGCCACAGAGGATGAGCATCAGCTTAGACTCGGATAGCACACTGTCTATGCTCCTCTGTAGCCTCGAGGGTAGGCTAGGGTCAGCCTCAACCATATACTGGAACTCGTCGAGGACAACAACAAGCCTCTCGTGTAGAGCGGCTAGCCTCTCCAACGCCTCCACGAGGTCAATAGGCACATAGATCCCAAGCTGCTCGCCAACAGCAGCGGCGAACTCGGAGTAGAGGTCATCCGCGGGAAGCTCGGCAGCCACGTAGTAGACACCACGCTTGCCCCTCATGAAGCGGCGGAGTAGGGCCGTCTTCCCAACCCTCCTCCTACCATAGACTACCACGAGAGAGAAACGACCAGAGGCCCACTCCGACTCTAGCATGTTAAGCTCGACGCGCCTATCGAGGAACAAGCGTAGCTACCCACGCGTATCCCGGTACGCGTACCTAGATACGCGTATCCACATACGCTATCAGCACGGAACACCCGAGAAGCGAAAAACCGTCATCCCCGAGTGCCGCACGCCAGCCCCAGCCCATGGTGCTACATGTTCACAGTGGCTAGGTGCCTGTGCCCAGGCGGTTGCGGGCGGCGTGTGCTGTCAGGCTTATTCGTCGTGGTTTGGGGGTCCTTAGCATCCCGGGAAGGAGAGGTAATGTGTTGTGACCGGCAGGGTGTTTGTGACGCGCTTTGACCTGGAGGTGTTGCTGGAGGCTCTGGTTGAGGCTGAGAGGCTGAGGCCGGCTCAGTACGCGAGGCGGCGTGTGTTCGCCCGGAGGGGGGTGGCTGGCGGCAAGGCGAGGTTCCTGGCAGCGATACTGGCTAGCATCTGGAGGATGGCTGGGCTTCTAGACGAGAGCCTCGGGGCTGCCGGCATTGACGTCTCTATGTTGGACGAGAGGGGTAGGAGCGAGGCTAGGCTGACAGCCTACCTCCTACTGAGGGAGGAGAGGTGCGCGAGAGACGAGAGGTGTGTGCGGCTTCTCGAGGAGCTTGGTGGTGTGGCAGCGAGGGTTGTTGAGGCGTGGAGGGCTGGGCGTCTGGAGCTTGACGAGGAGCTGCTAGAGTACCTGGTGCCACGGTGGCTCCTTGAACGGGTGAAGAGTCTCCTCCCGGGCGAGTGGCGGGAGCTACTCCGGGCTTTCAATAGCGCTCCGCCGGTCTCGCTCCGCGTCAACACCCTCA
The Pyrolobus fumarii 1A DNA segment above includes these coding regions:
- a CDS encoding ATP-binding protein, which produces MYNGGVFVDAGYRTLLGTGFYDRREELERIAELLRAVRTLVIYGPRNVGKSELVRYFIARRLGRGALTGLTRRVVIVDARQRRVERYFGVERGLLGLLEEMLSSVTGLPRGLVGLLEELVSRLRPPILVFIDEFHLLFRGSLGDALVELEAVAGFLAKRGEEQIRLVVTVSEGFFATLGALHRLLGYSVGYLLVEPMSVGAFKALYEEYRGKHGCSIGFDLLTRLAGTSPGYLVDLCPRSGSLLEEWVLGELQRLSAALDLAAEAAGISREEAVRVATRLLRGEPAETPRERRLGEKLVEMNIAYPCQARLQRIYLPQLPLYKVALETAVNTGLENMDLDLQLIAGYEQFTLKRCSDIVSRPAGA
- a CDS encoding type II toxin-antitoxin system VapC family toxin, translated to MGCSGERGEEGLSKLLFDASALYPLAKLLVKKPYITEKLLDRLAILDLTLYEACNAALIEHRRRLAQDPHRVCKFVANLAELIEVIRVQPAWLNGIMEVALKKRLTFYDAAYVYTATLYNYTLVTEDSDILRAHPNSIRASQLKLEETL
- a CDS encoding PaREP1 family protein: MIIVAIPRRLVDAIRRRGHVDVESFVLEAVERALDLDPEEELETRVAVAEHMLRRARDVLEKGDAVQASEKLYKAVEECIKVLACLEGLEECRRAREEGQWWTKLLSRAARKLSVRLNEPLVLEAWGHAYDLHVHGFHEHALDAENVARSVPVVEKLVSYTKRILGERIRRDGNKAG
- a CDS encoding PaREP1 family protein, with amino-acid sequence MFIHSGRYMSHGFCEVTVTTRALERPLPKPQRDLTGYAGARLLESLLEALLALRFLEEGYTRNAAGKTFQAWRALIAALLALEKPRLDNLLRSEDERRWLEEVGIPRVPTARLKPLSRLLEQLGYKHIRSLTDTALNLHDYQYHGPDPGMTLSKYPDEEEARQDILYLVETLLEIVERVKPKLEEARAWSQEHEQALSHLRGKLRAS
- a CDS encoding thermonuclease family protein, giving the protein MSILAVLALVVATPLFATAQRVDVIARLEYVVDGDTVRIVVVKACSERFSELVGFEGRLRLADVNAPEIDTPEGIKAKRALQALLAGHETLYIDVDDVYVFDKYGRIVGVLLIDHNETTLLNVNAWLLERGLAEPRDYPNEFRPTWPLYAPKTEALAECREEKETRTVTHTVTVTITVTRTTIRNIVETVTVERPGQTTTITETVTRFTTVTFTPRTIITAITTTVTLTMTIGEGAAGAGEPEPLPWLLLTLTAALIGYLLGKSRQH
- a CDS encoding C-GCAxxG-C-C family protein — protein: MVTRREFIKSFTFAILGGLAASSVAPTASAAGATGKGEAPPLPWPYVKLDPEETRKLGHLGYYAFECAGGAFWAIAVQLREKIGYPWTLLPIPSREEVLRAVNEGGHGHLACPMQYGYGGAVGWSTLCGSLNGSLFIINMVAENRDWDKIGKALMRWYETFPFPSDKMNEYVTRGEVYVKRERLKSSKWLPRSVSGSVLCHVSVSKWCVVSGYASGSKERAERCARLTGDVAAKTVELLNAYFEGRLEEVTKIKLSPTTVGCRVCHYKGKEYEIGQFTRGYMQCETCHHDLRPHAHTIVAFGQQPSSELQATPAKREFESLTRAAIGSTIAIGALTGVLAVARKRSK
- a CDS encoding universal stress protein; this translates as MYTCIVAGFDGSDAAKKAVEKAAMLAEKLGAKLVIVTVVPTPSILLGEFLLPEPVPSQQVLEAVREGLDKLAEDIRGRYNVEIETMVVEGDPAESLLDVAKGKGCSAIVVGRRGRGLAVKLLGSVTSKLVNIAKGIDVIVVEPEK
- a CDS encoding CBS domain-containing protein, with protein sequence MTTRARDIMSTSLVTARPEEPVREVVKRMVEHSVGSVLIVDDEGRLAGIFTERDLARLVARGASLEEPVSKYMSRSPVTASPDEPLAKIATKMIEHWLRHIPVVDEQGRPLGVISIRDVLRVIASFESFP
- a CDS encoding ATP-binding protein, which codes for MFLDRRVELNMLESEWASGRFSLVVVYGRRRVGKTALLRRFMRGKRGVYYVAAELPADDLYSEFAAAVGEQLGIYVPIDLVEALERLAALHERLVVVLDEFQYMVEADPSLPSRLQRSIDSVLSESKLMLILCGSAVSFFEKKLLGYRAPLFGRRSRVIRLRPMRLIEAHGFYRDASDPLEELAMYSVLGGTPAYASHARGARSLEELLERVLEPGHPLLTEPLDLLRQELREPRTYLSLLRAVAEGRVTPSEAAQAAGVDPRTVHHYISTLEQLDILERRTPLGSKRGSRLYIRDPFFRYWFTVTPRVQSLVEAGYTARAVEIASRLVRERLLGPILQQVVEELLPELHVAGVIPTPPVEHGPWWKKDMEIDMVVRDPGSSTTFIEVKLSIDSRDAARLLERLERLATYTGLQSPVNHYLVVAGRVEGQEEPVRHLDSHHAVVDFTLLWPQLVKEAESLWSEA